A single genomic interval of Candidatus Binatia bacterium harbors:
- a CDS encoding LLM class flavin-dependent oxidoreductase, giving the protein MANIGVCLVNPSPLITPLYVTVAAKKCEEMGLHSLWVLDRIVYDNLEPLTVLAAAAAVTSKIRLGTSVLLAALRHPALLAKTVATLDFLSSGRVTLGIGFGSRENDFASVGIPFEHRGSRAEELVGLMARLWTEEGVTHRGKFYQVENLTIGPRPIQAPHPPIWMGGNAESALKRAARLADGYICGSSAVPEFSALWEKIAGFALAAGRDPSRIAKAGLTFMAIDDDKTKAVEACAAYLNRYYGKVRLDIEKTFVVGSPQECAAKIRAAFSQGIETLILGAVVPEVQQLDLLGEKVLPFLNQR; this is encoded by the coding sequence ATGGCCAATATCGGCGTCTGCCTGGTCAATCCGTCGCCGCTGATCACTCCGCTCTATGTGACCGTGGCCGCCAAGAAGTGCGAGGAAATGGGACTTCATTCTCTCTGGGTGCTTGATAGGATCGTTTATGACAACCTCGAACCGCTCACGGTCCTTGCCGCAGCGGCGGCGGTAACCTCGAAGATCAGACTCGGCACCTCCGTGCTGCTGGCGGCCCTCCGACATCCCGCTTTGCTGGCAAAAACCGTGGCGACTCTGGATTTTCTCTCCTCGGGGAGGGTGACCTTGGGGATTGGGTTCGGCAGCCGAGAAAACGACTTCGCCTCTGTCGGCATTCCCTTCGAGCACAGAGGCAGCCGCGCGGAAGAGCTTGTGGGATTGATGGCAAGGCTCTGGACGGAGGAGGGCGTGACTCACAGAGGAAAATTCTACCAGGTTGAGAATCTCACCATCGGCCCGCGTCCGATCCAGGCGCCGCACCCACCTATCTGGATGGGCGGAAACGCCGAGTCTGCGCTCAAGCGCGCCGCCCGCCTGGCGGACGGCTATATCTGCGGCAGCTCGGCGGTCCCGGAGTTTTCCGCGCTGTGGGAAAAGATCGCGGGCTTTGCTCTAGCCGCCGGGCGCGACCCGAGCCGGATCGCCAAGGCGGGTCTCACCTTTATGGCCATCGACGACGACAAAACCAAAGCGGTCGAAGCTTGCGCCGCCTATCTCAACCGCTATTACGGTAAAGTCAGACTCGACATCGAAAAGACCTTCGTCGTCGGATCGCCTCAAGAATGCGCCGCGAAAATCCGCGCGGCTTTTTCCCAGGGCATAGAAACTCTTATCCTGGGCGCCGTCGTCCCGGAGGTTCAGCAACTCGATCTGCTGGGAGAAAAAGTCCTGCCGTTTTTGAATCAAAGATAA
- a CDS encoding VTT domain-containing protein: MSSQQRQLLVRGAIFALLVVLIFVLSKYGPQPFTALSPLWEELEDLQASQERKEQITMFLASFGPYSSAVFVLLQALQVVISPIPGELTGVAGGYVYGQGYGFILSTLGLTLGSWVAFELSSILGRPFVEKLFKKDLLHKFDFLTTNTGATISFLLFLIPGFPKDLLCYILGLSRMGLRTFLIVSAVGRIPGTYLLTMQGASVRNEDYWTTVILAVISAALLFAAYIYRARLFHWIKNRHGQVEG; the protein is encoded by the coding sequence ATGAGTTCACAGCAACGCCAGCTTCTCGTTCGCGGAGCTATCTTCGCCCTGCTCGTCGTTCTGATTTTCGTTTTGAGCAAATACGGCCCGCAACCGTTTACCGCCCTGAGCCCGCTATGGGAGGAACTGGAGGATCTCCAGGCATCCCAGGAACGCAAAGAACAAATCACGATGTTTCTCGCTTCTTTCGGACCTTATTCCTCCGCCGTCTTCGTGCTGCTGCAGGCGCTCCAGGTCGTGATCTCGCCCATTCCCGGCGAGTTGACGGGCGTGGCTGGCGGCTATGTTTACGGCCAGGGCTACGGTTTTATCCTTTCGACGCTTGGATTGACTCTCGGCTCGTGGGTGGCTTTCGAGCTCTCAAGCATCCTCGGCCGGCCCTTTGTGGAAAAACTCTTCAAGAAAGATTTGCTCCATAAATTCGATTTTCTCACCACCAACACGGGCGCGACGATCTCTTTCCTGCTTTTTCTGATCCCCGGATTTCCCAAAGACCTTCTGTGCTACATTCTCGGTCTGAGCCGCATGGGGCTCAGAACTTTTCTTATCGTTTCGGCCGTCGGCCGCATCCCGGGAACTTATTTACTCACCATGCAAGGCGCCAGCGTCCGTAACGAAGACTACTGGACGACGGTCATTTTAGCCGTCATCTCCGCCGCCCTGCTGTTTGCCGCCTATATTTACCGCGCCCGTCTGTTTCATTGGATCAAAAATAGACATGGTCAGGTTGAGGGATAA
- the aroQ gene encoding type II 3-dehydroquinate dehydratase, which yields MAKKKKILILHGPNLNILGKRQPEIYGRLSLDQINRKIAVLARKLGVEVEMRQSNSEGELVDWIQKAPEEFSALVVNAAAYTHSSVALRDALTAAGIPAVEVHLSNIYKREEFRKRSLIAEAVVGQIAGFGVNSYLLGLRAAVILSGRGNEK from the coding sequence ATGGCAAAAAAGAAAAAAATCCTCATCCTTCACGGGCCCAATCTGAATATTCTCGGCAAGCGGCAGCCGGAGATCTACGGCCGGCTGAGCCTCGACCAGATCAATCGGAAGATCGCGGTGCTCGCGCGCAAACTCGGCGTCGAGGTCGAGATGCGTCAATCGAACAGCGAGGGCGAGCTGGTCGATTGGATTCAAAAAGCGCCCGAAGAATTTTCCGCCCTCGTGGTCAACGCGGCCGCCTACACGCATTCGAGCGTAGCCTTAAGAGACGCGCTGACGGCCGCCGGCATCCCGGCGGTGGAAGTGCACTTATCGAACATCTACAAGCGCGAGGAGTTTCGCAAGCGCTCGCTCATCGCCGAGGCCGTCGTCGGTCAGATCGCGGGCTTCGGCGTGAACAGCTACCTGCTGGGTTTGCGTGCGGCGGTTATCCTTTCAGGGCGGGGTAACGAAAAATAA
- a CDS encoding tetratricopeptide repeat protein → MRRQGRLHEALEVVERFLRKSPDHPRALLLRSRVLYELGRTGQAIEGLNNLGRLVGNEPLQSLVAAIERVGVGEQSSSAPAFATESMARLLTQQGYFLEALEVYRRLCEAAPEESEWRDEVARLKTTVEQEGSRGATRERAAQELEACDHWLKQRQRGS, encoded by the coding sequence ATGCGCCGCCAGGGGCGTCTTCACGAGGCGCTCGAAGTTGTGGAGCGCTTTTTGCGGAAGAGTCCGGATCATCCGCGCGCGCTGTTGCTCAGAAGCCGAGTTCTCTATGAATTGGGCCGCACGGGTCAGGCCATTGAGGGGCTGAATAATCTGGGTCGGCTGGTAGGGAATGAGCCGTTGCAGTCCCTGGTTGCGGCCATCGAGCGGGTTGGCGTCGGCGAGCAATCCTCGAGCGCTCCGGCCTTCGCCACCGAGAGCATGGCGAGATTGCTCACCCAACAAGGCTATTTCCTGGAGGCGTTGGAGGTTTATCGCCGGCTCTGCGAGGCCGCTCCCGAGGAGAGCGAATGGCGCGACGAGGTCGCCCGATTGAAGACGACGGTCGAGCAGGAAGGCTCGCGCGGGGCGACAAGGGAAAGAGCGGCACAGGAGCTTGAAGCCTGCGATCACTGGCTCAAGCAGCGTCAACGAGGGTCGTAA
- the aroB gene encoding 3-dehydroquinate synthase, whose amino-acid sequence MRTLTVNLGDRSHPIHIGEDLLRQTGDLLQRAGLGKKVGIITDVKVAGLYLKPVEDSLRQAGFEVAVVSLPEGEERKNLESVAEIYDRLVSERFERGSSLLALGGGVVGDMTGFAAATFLRGIPYVQVPTTLLAQVDSSIGGKTGVNHREGKNLIGAFYQPRLVLIDVAVLRSLPRRELAAGLAEVIKYGIIADPGLFAMLEAELENLLGLKMAPLTEVVAASCAIKANVVEKDERESDVRAVLNFGHTVGHALESLTGYREFFHGEAVAIGMIQAAAISVRQGCCDRESFERIRRLISEAGLPTEIPAGVEPRELIQRLEMDKKSAEGKIKFVLCEGIGKTRFHSLSPSEIAAALARKTN is encoded by the coding sequence ATGCGCACGTTGACGGTCAATCTCGGCGATCGCTCCCATCCGATCCATATCGGAGAGGATCTTCTTCGGCAAACCGGCGATCTTTTGCAGCGGGCGGGATTAGGAAAGAAAGTCGGCATCATCACGGACGTGAAAGTGGCCGGGCTTTATCTCAAGCCGGTCGAGGATTCGCTTCGTCAGGCCGGCTTTGAGGTCGCCGTCGTTTCTCTGCCCGAAGGAGAGGAACGGAAGAACCTCGAATCGGTAGCCGAGATTTACGACCGGCTCGTGAGCGAAAGATTCGAGCGCGGCTCTTCTTTGCTGGCCTTGGGAGGCGGCGTCGTCGGCGACATGACCGGCTTTGCGGCCGCCACTTTTCTTCGCGGCATCCCATACGTTCAGGTGCCGACCACTCTGCTGGCTCAAGTCGATTCGAGCATCGGCGGCAAGACCGGAGTCAATCATCGGGAGGGAAAAAATTTGATCGGCGCGTTTTATCAGCCGCGGCTCGTGCTCATCGACGTGGCCGTCCTGCGCTCTTTGCCCCGGAGAGAGTTGGCCGCTGGCCTCGCCGAAGTGATCAAGTACGGCATCATCGCCGATCCGGGTCTCTTTGCCATGCTCGAAGCCGAGCTGGAAAATTTATTAGGCTTAAAGATGGCGCCGCTTACTGAAGTCGTCGCGGCTTCGTGCGCGATCAAGGCCAACGTCGTCGAGAAGGACGAGCGCGAGAGCGATGTTCGCGCGGTGTTGAATTTCGGCCACACCGTCGGACACGCGCTGGAATCCCTCACCGGCTATCGCGAATTTTTTCACGGCGAGGCGGTGGCGATCGGCATGATCCAGGCCGCGGCCATCTCCGTGCGCCAGGGCTGCTGCGATCGGGAGAGCTTCGAGCGCATTCGCCGGCTCATCTCGGAGGCCGGCTTGCCGACTGAAATCCCGGCCGGCGTTGAGCCGCGAGAGTTGATCCAACGCTTGGAGATGGACAAGAAATCGGCCGAGGGCAAGATCAAGTTCGTTCTCTGCGAGGGCATCGGCAAGACCAGGTTTCATTCGCTTTCGCCGTCGGAGATCGCCGCGGCGCTGGCGCGGAAAACGAATTGA
- a CDS encoding shikimate kinase, whose protein sequence is MLPRGPKNIALTGFMAAGKTVVGRKLALRLEWPFVDLDRMIEEAEGMKVREIFAQKGEAFFRGLEKRKLREVLGREGQVVATGGGAVVDKENLRLLKEKSLLVCLSATPRTLMQRAGSGRGRPLLKGEDQKGKIESLLSQRKKFYAQAHVMIDTSALSIDDVVEKIMAQLLITQGKVQIRRS, encoded by the coding sequence TTGCTTCCCCGCGGCCCAAAAAATATCGCCCTCACCGGGTTCATGGCCGCCGGCAAAACGGTCGTCGGCCGCAAGCTCGCGCTGAGGCTGGAATGGCCTTTTGTCGATCTCGACCGGATGATCGAAGAGGCCGAAGGGATGAAAGTGCGGGAGATCTTCGCGCAGAAAGGCGAAGCCTTTTTTCGCGGCCTGGAGAAGCGGAAATTAAGGGAGGTGCTCGGCCGGGAAGGTCAGGTGGTCGCCACCGGCGGCGGCGCGGTCGTGGATAAAGAAAACCTCCGCCTGCTTAAAGAAAAAAGCCTGCTCGTCTGTTTAAGCGCGACGCCGCGGACGTTGATGCAAAGAGCGGGCAGCGGACGCGGACGGCCGCTGCTCAAGGGAGAGGACCAGAAAGGTAAAATCGAGTCGCTCTTGAGCCAGCGAAAAAAGTTTTACGCCCAGGCGCACGTGATGATCGACACCAGCGCGCTTTCTATCGACGACGTAGTGGAAAAAATCATGGCACAACTCCTGATTACGCAAGGCAAGGTCCAGATTAGGCGGTCGTGA
- the aroC gene encoding chorismate synthase has translation MLRYFTAGESHGPCLTAIIDGVPAGFPIDVAKINHDLWRRQQGYGRGGRMLIEKDEVEIRSGIRWGETLGSPVALGIENRDWKNWTKKMSSLPGDRDDKIAVTKPRPGHADLSGILKYNHSDIRNVLERASARDTVSRTAVGSFCKQILAPFGIKVMGYLRSLGNIEAKSDGATYEEVFARAEESPVRVADKDAEEKMIALIDDCKNKGDTLGGVFEIVALGLPPGIGSHTQWDRKFDGRLARALMSIQAIKGVEIGLGFEMARRRGSQVHDEIFFDPNKMVSEGTPRIVPTGFYRGSNNSGGTEGGMSNGAPLIVRAAMKPISTLMSPLQSVDFKSKQPADASVERSDVCSAPAAAVVGEAVVAFELAVAFLEKFGGDSLSEITRNYEGYLEQIKQF, from the coding sequence ATGCTGCGCTATTTTACCGCGGGGGAATCGCATGGGCCCTGCCTCACGGCGATTATCGACGGCGTGCCGGCCGGATTCCCGATCGACGTCGCCAAGATCAATCATGACCTCTGGCGCCGGCAGCAGGGCTATGGCCGCGGCGGCAGGATGCTGATCGAGAAAGACGAGGTCGAGATTCGCTCGGGCATCCGCTGGGGCGAAACCCTGGGCTCGCCGGTGGCGCTGGGAATCGAGAATCGCGACTGGAAGAACTGGACCAAGAAGATGTCGTCTCTGCCCGGGGACCGCGACGACAAGATCGCCGTCACCAAGCCCCGTCCCGGGCACGCTGATCTCAGCGGGATTCTCAAATACAACCATTCCGACATTCGCAACGTTCTCGAGCGCGCCAGCGCCCGCGACACCGTCTCGCGCACGGCGGTCGGATCTTTCTGCAAGCAGATCCTGGCGCCTTTCGGCATCAAGGTCATGGGTTATCTGCGCTCGCTCGGAAATATCGAGGCGAAAAGCGACGGCGCGACCTATGAAGAAGTATTTGCCCGCGCCGAGGAGTCGCCGGTAAGAGTCGCCGACAAAGACGCCGAAGAAAAAATGATCGCCCTGATCGACGATTGCAAGAATAAGGGGGATACGTTGGGCGGCGTCTTCGAGATCGTCGCCCTCGGTCTGCCGCCTGGAATCGGCAGCCACACGCAATGGGACCGCAAGTTCGACGGCCGCCTGGCCCGCGCCCTCATGAGCATCCAGGCGATCAAGGGAGTCGAGATCGGTCTCGGCTTCGAGATGGCCCGGCGCCGCGGCTCCCAGGTGCACGACGAGATCTTCTTCGACCCCAATAAAATGGTCAGCGAGGGCACGCCGAGAATCGTTCCCACCGGGTTTTACCGCGGCAGCAACAACTCCGGCGGCACCGAAGGAGGCATGTCCAACGGCGCGCCTTTGATCGTGCGCGCCGCCATGAAGCCGATCTCGACGTTGATGAGCCCGCTCCAGTCCGTCGATTTTAAATCGAAGCAGCCTGCGGACGCTTCCGTGGAACGATCGGATGTCTGTTCCGCCCCCGCCGCCGCCGTGGTCGGAGAGGCGGTGGTGGCCTTTGAGCTTGCGGTGGCCTTCCTGGAAAAATTCGGCGGCGACTCGCTCAGCGAGATCACGCGCAACTACGAAGGCTACCTGGAGCAGATCAAGCAGTTCTGA
- a CDS encoding secretin and TonB N-terminal domain-containing protein yields the protein MLIRVFLSTVRRFFQGHGFIGIVLIAAAAALSACVPAAMEEDAAGKRDSAQRQPAVPQPAVKEPSLQEQPFRLQDLAVQEERGQTTVRIKFSDAVNQYRHFSIAQPSRIVLDVFGPAKQLPQVETFRIETHWLSVLRVSSGEGHLRVVMEVAAATVPVYVIEPENGGLKLVIGPVNPQHTAKRDVYLVQNGRRVDISMAQGGAPVPRGQAAAAGRDLKGVKTYSGQKISLDFKDADIKNVFRLLAEVSGLNIVVTDEVKKRVTVRLVDVPWDQAMDLLIDTNGLGKEQMGNVVRISTAGQMKSERDALSAAQKAQENLEPLQTAYLNVNYAKVKELVDKIKPVLSPRGVVFPDDRSNTIVVRDIRKGIEDANEIASRLDTRTPQVLIESNLVEATPSFSRALGTTLKFARGAEINSPFAAGTPSSGIPFIKIFQNRFGAFRDLDFQLTAAEKSGDIRIISRPSVVTLNNVASTIQSLRVLRITLPSSTTNIASGTGAAAGSAAATEKIPVGVILSVTPQVSSDGFVLMSISVKSSSIAESPTVASVATGTGAASSVIPFDELTREAISNVLVRDGETIVIGGILKDTKLTSESGIPWLKDIPVFGWLFKNQRWQKDFEELIVFITPRIIAAGSVNLPSAEELWRDRLRQTEGG from the coding sequence ATGCTGATAAGAGTTTTTCTTTCGACGGTGCGAAGATTTTTCCAAGGCCATGGATTCATCGGTATCGTCTTGATCGCGGCGGCAGCGGCGCTCTCCGCGTGCGTCCCGGCGGCCATGGAGGAAGATGCCGCCGGTAAACGTGACTCGGCTCAGAGACAGCCGGCCGTCCCTCAACCCGCAGTCAAGGAACCCTCCCTGCAAGAACAGCCCTTCAGGCTGCAAGATCTCGCCGTACAGGAAGAGCGGGGACAAACCACCGTCAGGATCAAATTCTCCGACGCCGTCAATCAGTACCGCCATTTCTCAATCGCGCAGCCGTCCCGTATCGTTCTGGACGTATTCGGCCCGGCCAAGCAACTGCCGCAGGTGGAAACTTTTCGTATCGAGACCCACTGGCTCAGCGTGTTGCGAGTCAGCTCGGGCGAGGGGCACCTACGCGTGGTCATGGAGGTCGCCGCGGCCACGGTGCCCGTCTATGTGATCGAACCGGAGAACGGAGGCTTGAAATTGGTTATCGGCCCGGTCAATCCGCAGCACACGGCGAAGCGGGACGTCTATTTGGTCCAAAATGGACGGCGGGTCGACATCAGCATGGCACAGGGGGGTGCGCCTGTCCCGCGCGGCCAGGCTGCTGCCGCCGGCAGGGATCTCAAGGGGGTCAAAACCTATTCGGGACAAAAAATTTCGCTTGATTTTAAAGACGCGGACATCAAGAATGTCTTCCGTCTGCTTGCCGAAGTGAGCGGGCTCAATATCGTGGTGACCGACGAGGTGAAAAAGAGAGTCACCGTGCGGCTGGTGGATGTGCCATGGGACCAGGCGATGGATCTCTTGATCGATACGAACGGCCTGGGCAAAGAGCAGATGGGCAACGTCGTCAGGATTTCCACCGCGGGGCAAATGAAGTCGGAAAGGGACGCGCTATCGGCGGCGCAAAAGGCGCAGGAGAATCTCGAGCCGCTTCAGACCGCCTATTTGAACGTCAACTACGCCAAGGTGAAAGAGCTTGTAGACAAGATCAAGCCGGTGCTGAGTCCTCGCGGCGTCGTATTTCCGGATGACCGGAGCAACACGATCGTGGTGCGCGACATCCGCAAGGGCATCGAGGACGCCAACGAGATCGCCAGCCGGCTCGATACCCGGACGCCTCAGGTCCTGATCGAATCGAATCTGGTCGAAGCCACGCCGAGCTTTTCGCGGGCCTTGGGAACGACTCTCAAATTTGCGCGCGGGGCCGAGATCAACAGCCCTTTTGCCGCCGGCACTCCTTCGAGCGGCATTCCGTTCATTAAGATTTTCCAGAATCGATTCGGCGCTTTTAGAGACTTGGATTTCCAATTGACCGCGGCGGAGAAATCCGGCGACATCCGGATCATATCGCGCCCGTCGGTGGTGACGCTGAACAACGTCGCCTCGACGATTCAGAGCCTGAGAGTTCTAAGAATTACGCTGCCTTCGTCCACCACCAATATCGCCAGCGGCACCGGAGCGGCGGCAGGATCGGCGGCCGCCACCGAGAAAATTCCGGTCGGGGTCATTCTCAGCGTCACGCCGCAGGTTTCCAGCGACGGGTTCGTGCTCATGAGCATCAGCGTCAAGTCGAGCTCGATTGCCGAGTCTCCGACCGTGGCCAGTGTCGCTACCGGGACTGGCGCCGCGAGCAGCGTGATTCCATTCGATGAGCTGACCCGCGAGGCCATCTCCAACGTTTTGGTTCGTGACGGCGAGACCATCGTGATCGGCGGTATTTTGAAAGATACCAAGCTAACCTCCGAATCCGGCATCCCATGGCTCAAAGACATTCCCGTTTTCGGTTGGCTGTTCAAGAATCAGCGTTGGCAAAAAGACTTCGAGGAGCTCATCGTCTTCATCACGCCGCGTATCATCGCCGCGGGTTCCGTCAATCTTCCGAGCGCGGAAGAGCTCTGGCGCGACCGGCTGAGGCAAACCGAAGGCGGATAA
- a CDS encoding pilus assembly protein PilP — protein MNRWWLPLTLAGIVALSGIGAAQDEKDAPSQKTREALDKFKKAPEVIGKNLDALRGAVTGKTGQRPESEAKTPAAELLDLPEKKSEPTSAPRYSSAGKRDPFQALPLKTQTKRRSRENLSPLERYDLGQLKLVGIVWDAKDPRAMVEDSAGLGYVVRVGTAIGSNEGKIKEIKASEVVIEESYVDFYGARKSRQVSMRIVSE, from the coding sequence ATGAACCGCTGGTGGTTACCCTTGACCTTGGCTGGCATCGTCGCCCTTTCCGGGATCGGAGCGGCTCAGGATGAAAAAGACGCGCCGTCCCAGAAGACCCGAGAGGCGCTCGATAAATTCAAAAAGGCGCCGGAAGTGATCGGGAAGAATCTGGACGCGCTTAGGGGAGCCGTAACGGGGAAGACCGGACAGCGCCCGGAGAGCGAAGCGAAGACGCCGGCCGCCGAATTGCTCGACCTGCCGGAAAAAAAGAGCGAACCGACATCGGCGCCGCGTTATTCCTCGGCCGGAAAGCGCGATCCGTTTCAGGCGTTGCCTTTGAAGACCCAGACCAAACGCCGGTCGCGAGAAAATCTTTCGCCGCTCGAGCGCTACGATCTGGGCCAGCTCAAACTGGTCGGAATCGTGTGGGACGCCAAGGACCCGCGCGCCATGGTCGAGGATTCGGCGGGTCTCGGTTACGTCGTAAGGGTCGGCACTGCGATCGGTTCCAATGAGGGAAAGATCAAGGAGATCAAAGCCAGTGAAGTCGTGATCGAGGAGAGTTACGTCGATTTTTACGGCGCCAGAAAAAGCCGGCAAGTAAGTATGCGAATCGTCTCCGAGTAA
- the pilO gene encoding type 4a pilus biogenesis protein PilO: MNEFLNRILELPRQQKLGILAGVIILLLFFDYFFLYTRFSFQISDLKQSVELARTERDRKKALVANLPQLKQQIVLLNGMLNEAIAQLPDQKEIPDLLANISSKARESGLDILLFRPRAENPQDFYAEIPVDVVVRGEFHSVVGFFDEVGRLNRLVNINNIEMKNPKVNQEQVTIDTATLVTTFRFLDEAERAKIAAEKAAKEKAAKK; encoded by the coding sequence ATGAACGAATTTTTGAACCGTATTTTAGAATTGCCGCGGCAACAGAAGCTCGGCATTTTGGCCGGCGTGATTATTCTTTTGCTGTTCTTCGATTACTTCTTTCTCTATACGCGTTTTTCTTTTCAAATCTCGGATCTCAAGCAAAGCGTCGAGCTGGCCAGGACGGAGCGCGACCGAAAAAAGGCTCTGGTGGCGAATTTGCCCCAGCTCAAGCAGCAAATCGTGCTTCTGAACGGCATGCTCAACGAGGCCATCGCCCAGCTTCCGGACCAAAAGGAGATCCCCGATCTTTTGGCGAACATTTCCAGCAAGGCGCGGGAATCCGGTTTGGATATATTGCTTTTCCGCCCCCGGGCGGAAAATCCCCAGGATTTTTACGCCGAGATCCCGGTGGACGTCGTCGTCAGAGGGGAATTTCATAGCGTGGTCGGCTTCTTCGACGAGGTGGGCAGGCTGAATCGTCTGGTCAATATCAACAATATCGAGATGAAAAATCCCAAGGTGAACCAGGAACAGGTCACCATCGATACCGCAACGCTCGTGACAACGTTCCGCTTTTTAGACGAAGCGGAGCGGGCGAAAATAGCGGCGGAGAAGGCAGCAAAAGAAAAGGCGGCGAAGAAGTGA
- a CDS encoding PilN domain-containing protein yields MIRINLLSAREIKAEIGRRQDLTIAALALGATLGLILIVLLYQLYRTTALSRELASARQEIAAMEAEAREVTELQKKVGDLKQKVKVIEDLRKKKVGPVRVMESLSGATPPRLWLTEFKETSGNLSMNGIAVDNQTVADFLKALSSSDYFKNVELVETSQSEQDKLLLKKFSVRSRLVYQPSVAEPAKDAGAASPPGKVKKP; encoded by the coding sequence GCCGAGATCGGCAGACGCCAAGACCTCACGATCGCCGCTCTTGCATTAGGGGCTACTCTGGGGCTGATCCTCATCGTGCTCCTGTATCAATTATACCGCACGACCGCCTTGAGTCGAGAACTCGCAAGCGCGCGCCAGGAAATTGCCGCGATGGAGGCCGAAGCGAGAGAGGTCACGGAACTGCAAAAAAAAGTCGGCGATCTGAAACAGAAAGTCAAAGTCATCGAAGACCTTCGAAAAAAGAAGGTCGGCCCCGTGCGCGTCATGGAGAGCCTCTCCGGGGCGACTCCGCCCCGGCTCTGGCTCACGGAATTCAAGGAAACTTCGGGCAACTTGTCGATGAACGGCATAGCCGTGGACAACCAAACGGTGGCCGATTTTCTCAAAGCGCTTTCCAGCTCCGACTATTTCAAGAATGTGGAGTTGGTGGAGACCAGCCAGAGCGAGCAGGACAAGCTTTTGCTGAAAAAATTTTCCGTGCGGTCGCGCCTGGTCTACCAGCCGTCCGTCGCGGAGCCGGCTAAGGACGCCGGCGCCGCGAGTCCTCCTGGCAAGGTAAAAAAGCCATGA